Proteins from one Octopus bimaculoides isolate UCB-OBI-ISO-001 chromosome 19, ASM119413v2, whole genome shotgun sequence genomic window:
- the LOC106877031 gene encoding proteasome subunit alpha type-3 encodes MSSIGTGYDLSASQFSPDGRVFQVEYAQKAVENSGTAIGIRGKDGVVFGVEKLVRSKLYEVGANKRIFNIDTHIGAAVAGLLADARHVIKTSREEAANYRYNYGESIPLKYLTNRVSMYVHAYTLYSSMRPFGVSMIMGSYEQGNPQLYMIDPSGVSWGYYGCAIGKARQTAKTEIEKLKTKDMPITEVVKEVAKIIHVVHDEIKDKAFELELSWVGEHTGGKHELVPTHILEEAETAAKNFLRVADDDGEE; translated from the coding sequence ATGAGTTCCATCGGTACTGGTTATGACTTATCTGCATCGCAGTTCTCACCCGATGGGCGTGTATTCCAAGTGGAATATGCCCAAAAAGCGGTAGAGAACAGCGGCACGGCCATCGGCATTCGCGGCAAAGACGGTGTTGTGTTCGGCGTTGAGAAACTTGTGCGGTCCAAATTGTACGAAGTGGGAGCAAATAAGAGAATATTCAACATTGATACACACATTGGTGCTGCAGTTGCTGGTCTGTTAGCTGATGCTCGTCATGTAATTAAGACATCTCGTGAAGAAGCTGCTAATTATCGTTACAACTACGGAGAGTCGATTCCACTGAAGTATCTTACCAACAGAGTTTCCATGTACGTCCATGCTTACACTCTATACAGCTCCATGCGTCCGTTCGGTGTCAGTATGATTATGGGCTCGTATGAACAAGGTAATCCTCAACTTTACATGATCGATCCCTCCGGTGTATCTTGGGGATATTACGGCTGCGCCATCGGTAAAGCTCGCCAGACAGCCAAAACCGAAATCGAAAAGCTGAAGACCAAGGATATGCCTATTACTGAAGTAGTGAAAGAAGTAGCTAAAATCATTCATGTTGTCCACGACGAAATCAAAGACAAAGCTTTTGAATTGGAATTAAGTTGGGTTGGAGAACACACTGGTGGAAAACATGAACTTGTACCAACACATATTTTAGAAGAAGCTGAAACCGCTGCCAAGAACTTCCTCAGGGTTGCAGACGACGACGGAGAAGAGTGA